One part of the Humulus lupulus chromosome 9, drHumLupu1.1, whole genome shotgun sequence genome encodes these proteins:
- the LOC133802282 gene encoding probable 1-acylglycerol-3-phosphate O-acyltransferase, protein MNRLRLRWSRIMAEEISKSADVGSSSAATSTASVAKSRALWPSVLRWIPTSTDHIIASEKRLLSIVKTPYVQEQVNIGSGPPGSKIRWFRSSSDEPRFINTVSFDSKSDSPTLVMVHGYGASQGFFFRNFNALASRFRVIAIDQLGWGGSSRPDFTCKSTEETEAWFIDSLEEWRKAKNLSNFILLGHSFGGYVAAKYALKHPEHVKHLILVGPAGFSSEADGMSERITRFRATWKGALLNYLWESNFTPQKIVRGLGPWGPKLVQKYTTARFSSYSTGNVLTEEESKLLTDYVYHTLAAKASGELCLKYIFSFGAFARMPLLHSASEWKVPTTFIYGHEDWMNYQGAQEARKNMKVPCEIIRVPQAGHFVFIDNHSGFHSAVFYACRRFLSPNSDKESIPDFPEGLTIA, encoded by the exons ATGAACCGGCTTCGCCTCCGGTGGTCGAGAATAATGGCCGAGGAGATCAGTAAATCTGCCGACGTTGGTTCATCCTCCGCCGCTACTTCGACAGCGTCTGTAGCGAAGTCGAGAGCGCTGTGGCCCTCTGTACTTCGTTGGATTCCCACCTCCACCGATCATATCATCGCTTCCGAAAAGCGTCTTCTTTCTATAGTCAA GACTCCTTATGTTCAAGAGCAGGTGAATATAGGCTCAGGCCCACCGGGTTCGAAAATTAGGTGGTTTCGCTCTTCAAGCGATGAGCCAAGGTTTATTAACACTGTTTCATTTGACAGTAAAAGTGATTCTCCAACTCTTGTAATGGTGCATGGTTATGGTGCTTCTCAAGGCTTTTTCTTCAGGAATTTTAATGCTCTTGCTAGTCGTTTCAGAGTCATTGCTATTGATCAGCTTGG TTGGGGTGGATCAAGCAGGCCTGACTTTACTTGCAAAAGTACCGAAG AAACCGAGGCATGGTTCATTGATTCCCTTGAAGAATGGCGAAAAGCCAAGAACCTAAGCAACTTTATTTTACTTGGACATTCATTTGGAGGTTATGTTGCTGCTAAGTATGCTCTTAAG CATCCAGAGCACGTTAAGCACTTGATTTTGGTAGGACCTGCTGGCTTTTCCTCTGAGGCAGATGGCATGTCTGAGCGGATTACTCGTTTCAGAGCAACATGGAAAGGAGCACTCTTGAACTATTTGTGGGAATCTAATTTTACCCCTCAAAAGATTGTCAG GGGTTTAGGTCCATGGGGTCCAAAACTTGTGCAGAAGTACACAACTGCTAGATTTAGTTCTTATTCTACAGGGAATGTGCTGACTGAAGAGGAGTCTAAACTGCTAACTG ATTATGTATACCATACTTTAGCAGCCAAAGCTAGTGGGGAGCTGTGcttgaaatatattttttcttttggaGCATTTGCAAGGATGCCCCTACTTCACAG TGCGTCGGAGTGGAAGGTGCCAACTACATTTATATACGGGCATGAAGACTGGATGAACTATCAAGGGGCTCAAGAAGCTCGCAAGAATATGAAGGTCCCCTGTGAGATCATCAGGGTTCCTCAg GCGGGGCACTTTGTGTTCATAGACAACCACAGCGGTTTCCATTCAGCTGTTTTTTACGCTTGTCGAAGATTTCTCTCCCCCAACTCCGATAAAGAATCCATTCCAGACTTTCCAGAAGGGTTGACAATCGCCTGA
- the LOC133802382 gene encoding zinc finger CCCH domain-containing protein 40-like, with translation MAHRLLRDVEADGWERSDFPIICESCLGDNPYVRMTKANYDKECKICTRPFTVFRWRPGRDARFKKSEICQTCSKVKNVCQVCLLDLEYGLPVQVRDTALSINSNEAIPKSDVNREFFAEEHDRKARAGLDYESSYGKVRPNDTILKLQRTTPYYKRNRAHVCSFYIRGECTRGAECPYRHEMPITGELSQQNIKDRYYGVNDPVAQKLLNKAGEMPSLEPPEDESIRTLYVGGLDARVTEQDLRDNFYAHGEIESVRMVLQRACAFVAYTTREGAEKAAEELSNKLVIKGLRLKLMWGRPQAPKPESDVSDEARQQAAVAHSGLLPRAVISQQQFQSQDQSAPMYYNIPPPSQPERNFYPSMDPQRMGAIVSSQEGASSGSSGSGENKSQDKQQQQGQHFAYHPRPPQHGQYHQQYYPPYGGYMHPPPPPGPPPPYQQYPAPHHSAMPPRQPPPPVNQQQYQHPAASASAPAGSVASGSNPPGSSGSAAPTSSSS, from the exons ATGGCACACAGGTTGCTTCGAGACGTAGAGGCCGACGGTTGGGAAAGATCGGACTTCCCCATAATCTGCGAGTCATGTCTTGGTGACAATCCTTACGTTCGGATG ACAAAAGCAAATTATGACAAGGAGTGCAAGATTTGTACACGACCATTCACAGTTTTCAGATGGAGACCAGGTCGGGATGCAAGATTTAAGAAATCAGAAATTTGCCAGACTTGCAGTAAAGTGAAAAACGTTTGTCAAGTTTGCCTTTTGGATTTGGAATATGGTTTACCAGTCCAAGTTCGAGATACTGCACTTTCTATTAATTCAAATGAGGCCATTCCCAAGAGTGATGTAAATAGAGAGTTTTTCGCTGAAGAACATGATAGGAAG GCTAGAGCTGGTTTGGATTATGAATCTTCTTATGGAAAGGTGCGGCCAAATGACACCATTTTGAAGCTTCAAAGAACAACACCTTATTACAAGAGGAATCGAGCCCATGTTTGCAGTTTCTATATTCGTGGTGAATGCACTAGGGGTGCTGAGTGTCCTTACAGGCATGAGATGCCGATAACTGGGGAGTTGTCGCAACAAAATATAAAAGATCGATACTATGG AGTCAATGATCCTGTAGCCCAGAAGCTTCTCAACAAGGCAGGAGAGATGCCGTCTTTGGAACCACCGGAGGATGAGAGCATCAGAACGCTTTATGTGGGTGGGCTTGATGCAAGAGTTACTGAGCAGGATTTAAGAGATAACTTTTATGCTCATGGGGAGATTGAATCCGTTCGGATGGTACTACAGCGAGCATGTGCCTTTGTGGCCTACACAACTAGAGAAGGTGCAGAGAAGGCTGCAGAAGAGCTCTCAAACAAACTCGTAATTAAGGGTTTGAGGTTGAAGCTTATGTGGGGTAGGCCACAAGCACCCAAACCAGAGAGTGATGTCTCTGATGAAGCGAGACAGCAGGCAGCAGTAGCTCACAGTGGGTTATTACCTCGAGCTGTCATATCTCAACAGCAATTTCAATCTCAAGACCAATCTGCACCAATGTACTACAACATCCCTCCCCCTTCTCAGCCAGAGAGAAACTTTTATCCGTCAATGGATCCTCAGAGAATGGGTGCTATTGTTTCCTCTCAAGAGGGTGCTTCTAGTGGATCCTCAGGGTCAGGTGAGAACAAATCACAAGACAAGCAGCAGCAGCAGGGGCAGCATTTTGCTTACCATCCTAGGCCTCCACAACATGGCCAATATCATCAACAGTATTATCCACCATACGGTGGGTATATGCATCCGCCACCACCACCAGGTCCACCACCACCTTATCAGCAGTACCCTGCACCACATCATTCCGCAATGCCACCACGACAACCCCCTCCTCCAGTAAACCAGCAGCAGTATCAGCATCCTGCTGCTTCAGCCTCTGCTCCGGCAGGATCTGTAGCATCGGGTTCCAACCCTCCAGGGTCATCTGGATCTGCTGCCCCTACATCATCATCATCTTAG